The Synergistaceae bacterium sequence TTGTGAGGGAATGTGATGGCGCGGCGGCGGACGCCTAAAAGCTGTTGACCTCGTTGAGGGCCTTTATCTCCTCCATGACGAGGTCGCGTATATGATCGTCCATCGCCTGTTTCTGGGGGGCGAAACGGCGCTTGAGGTTGTCGCTCAGGGCTTCTTCGAGGCTTTTTTCCAGGGACGCGATCCGTCTGTCGCTCATCAGCAGGGAGGCGACCATGGGAGGGAGGTTTATCCTCTCCGAGATCTCCTTGAGCTGATCCCTGCTGTAGCGCAGCAACACCCAGCCGGCGGTCGCGCCGAGCAGGGCGCCGGTGAACAGGCCGATCGGGCCCGTCGTGATGAGGGCCGCGCCGGATCCACCGCAGAGCATGGCGGCTCCGGCGGCTAGGAAGCTGCCCACCGCCGTTCCGATGACGTCGAGCATTCCGTCGGCGGCGGGGGTCCTGACCCGAAGCAGAGGCTCGGCAAGCTGCTCGGGGAAGGCTATCTTCACCTCGTTCCACGGGAATGCGATGCCGTGTGAGGTGAACCATTCGGTCATAAGCCCTTTGACCTCCTCCTGCAGCACATCGAGGAAGTGGTCTACGACGTGGGCCAGGTGCGCCCGGGCTACCGGCTCGGCCGACGTGGTCCTCTGGTCGACTCGGATCTGAAGCGCCGCGAGAGAGCCTCCCAGCTCGCGAAACTCCATCAGCAGCGGCACTATCTCCCCCCGGAAGAAGATGTCGATGGTCACGGACGCGAGGCGTCTCTCCACGTGCTTGAGGATTTTTGCCGTCAGGGCGCTGAGCTTGACATCTATGAAACTCTGCAGTTCGCTCTGCAGGGCGTTGCGGGCTGCGGTGAAGCGCTCCTTGAGCGCGGGCAGCAACGATATGCCCAGCGCGATCACCGCGTAGGGGCGGTCGCTGCGCACGATGGAGTCCTGTTCGCGGGGGGGGATCTCCGAGTTTAGCACCTCCTTGACGAAGGGCCACTGGCTGCTTCCTCCGGCGAGGATTATCACGGATATGCGCTCGCGGTCGATTTTTCCGCTTCGGAGGCCGAGCAGGAGCCTGCTTCTGAACCAGTCGAACAGGTCTATCTCCCTGCCGGGGAGGGGCGCGTCCCCCTCCTGTGCCAGAAAGTTGTAGGGCGAGGAGTGCCCCCGTCCGCGGAGATCCGGGACTACTCCCTTGGAATGCCGAATGAAGGTCCTTGAGGGGCAGTACTGAGCACCTCTGCGGAGGAACTCGCTCCAGGTCATGTTCTCGATCTTGCCGTATTCGACGAACCTCTTGGAGATCTTCTCGCTTCTGTCGCGAGTCATGGAGCGGGAGAAAAACTCCTTCAGCTCGCGGCAGAGGTTGGTCAGCACGTAGTAGGAGGTCCCCCGCGACTCCAGTTCAGACTCCAGCGACGGGTTCTGGTCGCAGAGCCACTGGAAGAAGAGGTCGTCGAACAGGCGTCCGCCGAGCAGCATGTCCCCCCAGGAGTGGACGACCCGACCCCGCTCCAGAAAGGCGAAGTCGCAGGTACCGCCTCCGAAGTCCACGACCAGTACCCCGCCCAGGGCCGCGTCCACCGAGATGTCGCGCTGTTTCATGTGGTAGAGGAGCGCTCCCTTGGGCTCGTCCACGAGGTGGAGCACGCCGAATCCCGCTATCTCCCCAGTCTGCTGCAGGGCAGCGCGAAACTGGGCGCTCGCCTCGCTCGGGACCCCGAAGAGTACGCGGCGTCTGAGCGGATCCAGGTCTATCCGCTGTTTTCTTGCCTCGGAGAGCAGGGCCACAAGGAAGTCGACCGCGGCCGTCCTTGCCTCCTCGGAGCGGGCCAGGTCCGCCTTGAAGTTGGTCACCAACCTGTAGGAGCTGCGCTCCCTGGTGGTGGACTCGCCGAACTCGTCGAGGGCCGTCTGTCCGATGAGCGGAATCCGGCCCTTGCGGTAGAGGATGGCGGACGGGATTCCGTCCCTGCCGTCTCCGAAGTCGATGCTTATCGGGGAGGGGTCGTGCGCGGGGCATTTGGATAAGTAGGTTTTGGTGGTACCGAAATCCACTCCCAGCACAGAGAGACCGTTCATCTACGCCTCACCTTTCGAACAAGCCCCTTGGCCAAAAGGCGACCATCTTTGAACAGCGGGTTTCTCTCGACTCGGACCGCGTCGCCCGGGTCGATCGCGCCGAATGTCGCGTACTCCTCCGCCGAGTCCTCGTTCCAGATGAATACGGAGGCCGGGCTCTTGCCGGAGAAGCCGAAGTTCCTCACCGCGGTCGCCAGCTCCGCGACGCCCGCGGGCAGGTCGTCCTTCGGGGTTTCTTCAAGCGAGAGTATGATGGAGGCGAGCAGGGAGACGGCCTCGTCGTCACCGCTCCTGAAGGGGGCGGACTGAGACGCGGCCAGGAGAGCGACGCGCGACGCGCCCTCCGCCCAGGCCTCGAAGGTCCTTCTAGCGGACTCTTCGTGCTGCCTTCTGTCGAAGTGGACCTCGCGCCTCCCCAGGAACAACAGCAAAAGAGCGAGCAGGGGGGCGAGCAGCAGTGCCGTGAAAGAGCCCTTGTCGGAGCGCAGCCGTCCCCAGCCCGCGCGGAAGGGGCGACCGCCCAGCAGTTTGACGACCTCTCCCGCCGCGGACAGGCCCAGCAGGGCGGAGAGAGACAGGAGCAGGGCGCGACTGTTGGCTAGGCCCAGTGTCAGCGCCACTCCCAGCATGGCGCCGCCGGGGGCGCCTATGAAGACGCCGGAGGGGCGGTTGTCGAGCATGAACCACGTCACGAACGGCATCAGGGCCATCCCGGCGAGGGCGCCGAGGGCCGCGCCGGTCGCGATTCTGACGGGAGGGACCTCTGACTTGGTCTCCGGTGCGGGGAGGACGAGGGGAGGGAGGCGTTCCTCCATGCGCAGCAGCATGATTGATCGGCGGGCGGCCGGCAAGGGCTCGTCCAAGGCCTTGTCCAGCAGGGAGGGAAGGAGTATCTCCGAGGCGGCCGCCTCTGCCTTTCGGACGGCGACCTCCACTTCGCTCGCGCACGGGACCTCTCCGAGCGGAAGGTGGGAGAAGTAGACGCGCATGCCCATGTCCACCGCGCGTCGCCTGCATTCCTCTTCCTTTTTAAGTGTGATGACGGGCGTCCTTCTCCTGATGCCCATTCCGCACCCCCCGCTGAAAACTACGTCGCTTAATGAGTCTCCTTCTTCACTTTGTCGATTATGCGCACAGCCTCCTCGGTCGCGAACCTTGTGAAATCCGCGCACCTGTCTCGAAGCCCCTTCTCCTCGAAGACGGCCATCCCCTCCGGGGTGCCGAGATCGCATCCGAGCAGCAGATGACAGTCGCGAGCTCCGAACTTGGCCTCGAAGGCCTCTACCAGGCAGCGAGTGGCACTCCTTGCAGTGTCAGGCGAGTCGCCCGGCTTCCTTCGCCCGAACGCCAGCCCGATCGCGAGCACGGCGCCGGTCAGAGCGCCGCAGGCACCGCATGTCCTGCCCATACCTCCGCACAGTCCGGTGGCTATCCTCGGCATGAGGTCCGATTCGATCCCCTGTACTCCGGCCAGGGCCATCAGGGAGCTCTCGGCGCAGCCAAGGCCGGACAGGAACATGCGAACCGCATCTTCGCCCACCTCGGGCGCCGACGCGGGTTTAAACGTAGTGTCGTCCATCTCTACCTCCCGTACCGAAGCGTGTGTATGACGCTTTTGTTTCAGAACAATAGCATGAATCGACACGCCCCGCAAGAATCGCCTACTTGAAGAACGGGATCAAAGTGCGCTTTTCGCTGATCCACTGGATGGCCAGAGAGTCGGTCCAGGATTTTGAAGGGTTCAGTACAAGGTCCAGCGCGACCGCGAGGATGACTATTCCGACGCAGATAAGCACGGTTAAAACCAGAAGGCGTATCTGCCTGACCAGGGTCGAATCTCTCTCTCTCTTCTTCGACTTGCCCTTTCCTTCGGTCATGATGCTCATCTCCCTTTACGCGCCTCATATCTCGCGCGTAGTAAAAAAGGAGAGGCGCACCGCGCGTCTCTCCTTCGTGCCTTTCACCCTTTGTCCCGTCCTCAGACCTTGAACTGGCCGAGCTTGCTCTCCATCTCCTCCATGCCCTCCAGCAATGTTCCCGCCTGCGCCGTCACCGACTCGAAAGCCTGCCGGGCATCCCTCGCGGCCCTGTTGATGCCCTCTATGCTCGCGACTATGTCGGACGTCCCCTGGGAGATGCTGTTCACAGCCTCCACCATCTCTATGTTGGACAAAGACTGGTTTCGCGCCAAGTCGGACACGGTGTTCAGCTCCTTGTCCATCGACTCGAGCTCGTCCATGCTGGCCTTGAGCGTCTTTTGAAGCAGCTCGGTCTTCTCCACCACCGAGTGGAGTGTCTCCTCCTCCTCCTCCGTGGCCTTGATCGACTCTCCGGCATACCCTGAGAGGGACTCCATCAGGCTGGAGATCTGCATGGCGGCCCTGTTGGATTCCTCGGCCAGCTTGCGCACCTCGTCGGCTACCACTGCGAAGCCTCGCCCGGCCTCGCCCGCCCGGGCGGCCTCGATGGCGGCGTTCAGAGCAAGCAGGTTGGTCTGGTCGGCGAAGCCGGTGATGGCGCCGACGAACCCGGCTATGGAGTCCACCGCCTCGGCGAGGGCGGACATCTTGGCCCTGTTCTCCTTGGAGAGGGCGCTGACTGTGTTTATGTCGGTCACCGTCTCCTCCATCCTCTGAGCCACTTCTTTTGTGAACTCGAAAGTCTTGGCCGACGACTCCACGCACTCCCCGGCAGCCTTGGCCATCGCCAGCGCCGTGGCGGCCATCTCGCTGATGGCTGCGTTGGTCTGCTCGACGGAGGCCGCGTTGGACTCCGACAGGGCGACTATCTGCTGCACGGCCTCGGCGACCTGCTCGATGGAGTCCATGGACTCCTCCGAGAGGTTCGACATGGTGCGCGTCTCGTCCCCGACTCCCCGTGCGATGCCGATAACGTCCTTTACCAAGGTCGCCAGCTTCTCTATGAACTGGTTCATTGATGCGCCCAGGTGGCCGACCTCGTCCTCTGTCCTAGTCTCTATGCTGACCGTCAGGTCGCCCTCCCCCTCGCCAAGGTCGCGGACGACGTCCGTCATCTTCCTGAGGGGCGCGACCACCCTCAGCAGCATGATAACGGTGAGAATCATGACCACGACGGCGATCGCGAACGCCATAAGGGATATCCGCCGGCCTATGGCCTTCTGCGAGGCGTCCGCCTCCTTGGAGAAGGATTCGATCAGTTCGTCCCTGGTCCTCTCGCTGGCCTTGGTGAGCTCCGCGAGGTAGGTGGTATCAAGCCCGACCTCGACCGATCCTATTTTCTTGCCGGCGCGCATGATGTCTGCCGTGAACGGCCTTGTCAGCTCGTTCTCCAGCTTCTCCCCGGCCATGGGGGAGTCGCTGTCGTCGTAGATGACGGCGTACGCCACGTTCGGCACGGTGAGCATGTCCGCGGCGTAGTCCCTGAGAGATTCCTCGTTGAAGTCCCAGAGGGGCGTCGCCGAGATCGAGGCGAGGTAGCCCGACATCGCCTCTCCGTAGCCTTGAGCGCTGCGCTCGTCGTTGGCATTCTTGTTCTCGATGTCGTCGTTGAGCATCTTCACCGCGACCTCTTCTACCGAGCAGGACATGGTGAACACCCCCCGTTGCGCCAGGAAAGCCAGAGAACCGGCCAGCACCACCAAGCCTGCCGCGATAAGCAAGCCGAGCTTTGCGACTATGCTTTTTGACATGTGAATTACCTCCTCAACAGTGGTCGAATTGAATTCAATCATAGACAACGATCGACCTACGCCAAGTCGTCCCCTTGAAAGAGGCGTACAGCAATCAAGTCGCGCGTCGCGAAAAGAAAGGTGTTTTCCTCATCATATTCATTATTTCTTGTTCGATATATATAGGATACAACTAAATCTTCGCCATAGCAACCTTTGCAGGTCAAGAAGAAAAAAGGAATTGACATCCCGCAATTTACCGTATAAGATAGTAATCAATTACTATCTTTGGAGAGAGGGGAATGGTTATGGCCAAGGGAAGAGGACTGCCCGCGGAGGAGCGGAGGGCTATGATAGTGGATGCCGTGCTGGAGCTGTCGTCTGAGCGAGACCCGGCGGAGATCACTACTGCGGCGATAGCGGAGCGCGTGGGGGTGACCCAGGGGGCGCTCTTCAGGCATTTCCCCAACAAGGAGTCGGTGTGGAGCGCGGCGCTGGAGAGGGTGGCCGGCATGATGCTGTCCGCTGTCGAGGGAAGCGTGAAGCGGACCGCATCGCCGCTTGAGGGGCTGGAGGCGGCTTTCTTTGCCACGGTTCGATTCGCGACTTCGCACCCGGGTGCGCCGCGCCTGCTGCTGAGCGAGCTGAGGCGCGGCGGCGAGGGGGAGGCGTCTCTTGTGGCTCGCTCGATGATGTTGCGCTACACGGGTTTGCTTAGGGAGCTGATAGACGAGGGCCTGGAGCGGGGGGAGATCCGCTCGGACGTTCAGCCGGACGCTGTGGCTCACTTCCTGGTCGGTGCAGTGCAGGGGCTTGCCATACAGTCGCTTATAGGCGGGGACGTGGGGATGGCGGTGCGCAACGCGCCAGGGGCCTTCGAGATATTTAGAAGAGGGGTGGAGGTGAGATCATGAGAGCAGGCTCGGTTAAGGGGAGGACTCTGCTGCTCGCGTTCTTCGCGGCGGGACTCGTGGGGCTTCTGGCATACGTGATGGCAAATTCCGGGCCTCTTGCGCGCTTCCCTGTGACGGTGCAGGAGGTCGGCATCGGCACCGTGTCGCCGGCCCTGTACGGCATAGGCGTGGTGGAGGCTCGTTCGATCCACAAGATCGGCGCGTCGTCCACGGGCAGGCTTACGATGCTCGAGGTTCAGCCGGGAGACCTGGTCACGGCGGGGCAGCTCCTGGGCGAGATCTCGCCGATCGATCTGGACGACAGGATAGAGGCCCAGCGCTCTTCGGTGAGGAGGTTGGAGTCCCTGGTGTCGGCGGCCGGGGCAAGGGTGGAGGAGACCGCTGCAAGGAAGAAGTACGCCGAGGCCCAGTCCACCAGGTATGACAACCTCCTTAAGTCCGACGCGGTCAGCGTTGAGGCGGCTGACGCCAAGAGGCAGGAGCGCCAGGTGACGGCGGCGGCGTGGGCATCGGCGAGGTCGGACGCGGAGGCCGCCCGTTCTGAGCTTACACGGGCGAAGGCGGAGCTTGACGGGATGCAGGCAAGGCGGGAGGATCTCAAGGTTTTCTCCCCGGTGGACGGGCTTGTGGCCGCTCGCGATGCCGAGCCGGGCGACGTGGTGGCCGCGGGACAGGCGTTCCTGCGGGTTGCGGACCTTGCGGAGCTGCGCGTGTCGGCCAGGTTCGACCAGTCCGGCGCGGAGGGGCTGGAGGCGGGGCTGCCCGCGGAGATCGTGGTGCGCTCGCGGCCCGGGGAGGTCTTCGCCGGGCGGATGCTGAGAGTAGAGCCGATGGCGGACTCGGTTACGGAGGAGATAACCGCCAAGGTGGTGTTCGAGGCCCTTCCGCCTTCTTTACCTCCTCTAGGCGAGCTGGCGGAGGTCACTGTGCACCTGCCCGAGTCGCCGGAGGGGCCGGTTGTCCCGGACGCGGCGCTGCGTCTTCACGAGGGCCGGCTGGGCGTATGGATTATGGCCGACGGATCGGTATCGTTCAGGCCGGTGTCGGCGGGCAGGCGCGACCTGGACGGCAGAGTTCGCGTCCTTGAGGGGCTGGAGCCCGGCGAGCGCGTGGTGGTCTACAGCGCCAGGGCTCTGAAGCCGGGAAGCAGGGTGAAGGCAACGGAGGGGTGGGAAAGATGATCAGCCTGGCCGGCAGGGACATACTGCACGGATGGGGAAAGTTCGTGCTCACCAGCGTGGGGCTCGGTCTGCTCATCGGGGTGACCCTGACTATGGGCGGGGTCTACCGCGGGATGGTGGACGACGCCAGGGTCCTGCTGGACAACAGCGGCGCCGACCTGTGGATAGTGCAGAAGGACACTCTCGGCCCCTACGCGGAACCGTCCAGCATCTACGACGATCTGCTGCGCAGCGTGCTGACCGTGCCGGGGGTGGAGAGAGCCGCCAACGTCACCTACCTGACCACCCAGGTGAGGCGCGGCGACGAGGACACGAGGGTGATGGTCGCGGGGATCGACCCGCACGACCCGGCCGCGCCCGGTCGTCCCGGGTACCTGGTCGCGGGGCGGCACATTTCGCGCGGGCACTACGAGGCTGTCGCCGACGAGGCGTCCGGCTTCCGCCTCGGGGACGAGATACGCATCCGCAGGAACCTTTACAGGGTTGTGGGGATCACGAGGCGCATGGTCTCATCCGGGGGGGACCCGATGGTCTTCATACCGCTGAAAGACGCACAGGAAGCCCAGTTCATGAAGGACAACGACGCCATCCTTCAGCAGAGGAGGCGGACCGAGGCGAACCCGGCGTTCAACGGGCCGGGCTCGCTGGAGGGCGTGATAGCCTCGCAGAGCGCCAATCCCTACGTGAACGCGGTGCTCGCGAGAGTCCGGCCGGGGACCGATCCGGAGGTTGCAGCGTCGCACATCCGCAGGTGGCTGCGACACGAGGTCTACACCAGGGAGCAGATGGAGGATATTATGCTGGGCAAGCTGATCGCCACGTCGTCAAAGCAGATCGCGATGCTGCTGGTGATTCTTGCGGTGGTCAGCGCGGCGATCGTCGCGTTCATCATCTACACTCTCACCCTCGGCAAGATCCGCGAGATAGCGGTGCTCAAGCTGATCGGCACCAGGAACCGCACGATAATCGGGATGATCCTGCAGCAGGCGCTGGCGCTCGGCGCCTTGGGTTTCGCGATAGGGGAGATCTCGGCCACCTTCTGGGGACCGGCCTTTCCGAAGTACGTGCTGCTGGAGCCGAGGGACGCCTTGACCGGCTTTGTATCGGTGATGGCTATGTGCTCCTTCGCCAGCCTGATCGCGATACGTGTCGCGGTGGGCGTCGACCCGGCGGAGGCCATAGGGTAGCGGCCATGGGAAGGCTCGACGGAATAAGGATAGAGGGGCTGAGGAAGCGCTACGGCGCGGGGGACACGGCGGTGGACGCTCTCAAGGGTGTGGACATGGAGGTGGCGCCGGGAGAGGTGGTGGGGCTGATCGGGCCGTCCGGCTCGGGCAAGAGCACCCTGCTGAAGTGCCTGGGAGCGGTGATAGAGCCGACGGGGGGCAGGATGACCCTCGACGGGACGCCGATCTACGACGACGGGTGGAAGATCCGCGACCTGAGTGCGCTCAGGAGGGACAGCATAGGGTTCGTCTTCCAGGCGCCCTACCTGATCCCGTTCTTGAACGCTTTGGACAATGTGGCCCTGGTCCCGATGCTGGCCGGGTATTCCGACGGCGACTCCCGCAGGAGGGCCGCGGAGCTGCTGGAGGCGCTGGGCGTCTCGCACAGGGCTGAGGCGATGCCGTCGCAACTGTCGGGGGGCGAGCAGCAGAGGGTGGCGATAGCAAGGGCGCTGGCCAACAGGCCGCCGGTGATACTGGCGGACGAACCCACCGCGCCTCTAGACAGCGAGCGAGCTCTGTCGGTGATCGGCATTCTGAACTCGATGGCGCGCCAGTACGAGACGGCGGTGATAGTGGTCACCCACGACGAGAAGATCATCCCGACCTTCCGCAGGATCTACAGGATCCGCGACGGGAGGACGGTTGAGGAGGCCGGCGAGGGGAGGCCGGTTCAGAGCGCAGACATAGCGAGCCAGGAGTGACAAAAGTTGCCGGGCGGTGGATGACGATTTCCTGCCATCCCGAGGAACCCGCCTCCAACCCGAGATCCCTCGCGTTCGCTCGGGCGGCATGTTTCTGGCCGCCTTCCCCAGCGCTCGGGATGATAGCGAAATCCCTACCTCTCCACTATCCTCCTGCAGGCGTCTCTGAGGCACTCGCTTAGGGTGGGGTGGGAGTGGACGGCGTTGGCTACGTCGTCGGCGGTCATGCGTTTTGCCACCGCCAGTGTCGCCTCTCCCAGCACCGACGCGGCCTCGGGGCCCATGATGTGGATTCCGAGCAGCACTCTGTCCTCGGCGCGGGCTACCACCTTGACGAAGCCGTCGCCTGCGCCCATGGCCAGCGCCATGCCGTTGGCGGCGAAGTAGGCCCTGGCGGTGACTATCTCCAGGCCTCGCGCCTTTGCCTCCTCCTCGGTGAGGCCGACTGTGCCTATCTCGGGGTCGATGAATACGCAGGCGGGGACGGCATCCGGGTCTACCCGGTAGACGCCGCCCGTCATGTCCTCTACCGCGGCCTGGGCGTGGTACTCGGCCAGGTGGGCCAGCATGGCGCCGCCGGTGCAGTCGCCTATGGCCCAGACTCCGTCGACGGAGGTCCTCATGGCCTCGTCGACCGCAATCGCGCCCCTCTCGACGCGGACGGGGCTGTCCTCCAGGCCGAAGCCGTCTAGTATGGGGGTCATGCTGGACGCGACGAGCAGCCGGTCGCACCTCTCCTCGAAGGGCTCGTCCTTCGTGGTCCCTCGGATCAGAAGGCCGTCGCCGTCGGGGATCGCCTCGGAGAGCCTGACGTAGTCGCTCATGGGCACGCCGCGCTTTTTAAGCGTCTGGATGACCTTCTTCTTCAGGTCGTTGTCCAGCCGCCTTAGCACCTGGTCGGAGTGCTTTAGCAGGATGACTCTTTTGCCCAGCTCCTGCAGCATCATGAGCATCTCGATCGCTATGACGCCCGCGCCAAGCACCGCGACAACGCCGACGTCTCTGTTGCGCTCCGGATCCCATAGCTGCGGGTCGACTATCGCGTGGTCGCCGGTGAGGACCTGCGGCAGGTCGTTGCCCTGGAAGCCCGGCACCACGGACCTGGCGCCGGTGGCGAGAAGCAGTCTCTTTGCGGTTATCTCCTCCTCGCTGTCGTCGGACCGAACGGTGATCTTTTTCTCGCCCTCCCACCGGGTCACCAGGGCGGCGCCCCGATATGTCTTGACCTTGGCCATGCGAAGCTCGGTGGCCGATCCCTGGCGCAGCTTGCCGACGACGGACTCCAGCCGCTCCCACAGGCCCGCTCGCTCGCCCCTGCCGCCGATTATGTGCGAGTAGAGAGCCTTGGTCGGGATGCATCCCCGGTTGAGGCAGACTCCGCCCAGCCGATCCTTCTCTATCAGCGCTACTCTCATCCCCCTGCGCGACGCGAGGGCGGCCGCCCTCATGCCGCCGGGGCCCCCGCCTATGACTGCCAGATCGTACATGTTCAATCTCCTTCCCATGATAAAAAAGGGGGGCGAGAGGCCCCCCCTGGTGCATCGAACCGTGGAGCGGGCCTAATCCTCGAACTGCCAGGTGAGGATCGGGTTTCTGGCTGCCGTGGTCTCGTCCGGGCGGGATACGGGCGCGTTGAGCGGCATCTGGTGGAAGGGTTCCGCCCCCTCTGCCCTGGCCTTCGCCACTATCTGCTCCATCGCCTCGGCGAACCGGTCGAGCGTCTCCTGAGACTCGGTCTCCGTCGGCTCCACCATGAGAGCCTCCGGGACTATCAGGGGGAAGTAGACGGTCGGCGGGTGATATCCCGCGTCTATCAGGGCCTTTGCGACGTCGAGGCTGCTGACCCCGGTCTCCTGCTTCAGCGGGCCGCCGTTGAGCACGAACTCGTGCATGCAGTAGTCCTTGTGGGCCAGTGGGTAGAGGTGCGCCAGCTTAGCCGCAAGGTAGTTGGCGTTGAGCACCGCTGTCTCCGACGCATCCTTCAGTCCTTCCGCGCCCATGGTCATTATGTAGGTGTAGGCGCGCACGAGGACTCCGAAGTTTCCGAAGAAGCTGCGCACCCTTCCTATGGTCAGAGGATGCTTCTCCCTGCCCTCGAGCAGGTACTCGTCCATCTCCTCGTCGTGAGCTATCACGGGTGTCGGCAGGAAGGGGACGAGCACGTCCTTGACTCCTACCGCACCGGAGCCCGGGCCGCCGCCGCCGTGCGGCGTGCTGAAGGTCTTGTGCAGGTTGAGGTGCAGCACGTCGAAGCCCATGTCGCCGGGGCGGGCCTTGCCCATGATTGCGTTCAGGTTGGCGCCGTCGTAGTAGACGAGGCCCCCCGCCTCGTGGACCGTCTCCGTCAGCCCCAGTATGTTGCGCTCGAAGACACCGAGCGTGTTCGGGTTGGTCAGCATCAGGGCCGCGACCTTGTCGTCCATCATGGACTTGAGCGCGTCCAGATCGACCATGCCCTGGTCGTCCGAGGGCACCTCGACCGTTTCGAAGCCGGTCACGGTGGCGGACGCCGGGTTGGTACCGTG is a genomic window containing:
- a CDS encoding aminomethyl-transferring glycine dehydrogenase subunit GcvPB; amino-acid sequence: MKRTMETLFETSRPGRVGYALPKLDVPEVDCASALKGRARSEAPRLPEMAEIDVVRHFTGLSRMNYSVDEGFYPLGSCTMKYNPKVNELAARMTGFTRIHPLQPIETVQGALQLMYDLGVMLSEITGMDTFTLQPAAGAHGEQTGLMMIKAWHESRGDHDRVKVVVPDAAHGTNPASATVTGFETVEVPSDDQGMVDLDALKSMMDDKVAALMLTNPNTLGVFERNILGLTETVHEAGGLVYYDGANLNAIMGKARPGDMGFDVLHLNLHKTFSTPHGGGGPGSGAVGVKDVLVPFLPTPVIAHDEEMDEYLLEGREKHPLTIGRVRSFFGNFGVLVRAYTYIMTMGAEGLKDASETAVLNANYLAAKLAHLYPLAHKDYCMHEFVLNGGPLKQETGVSSLDVAKALIDAGYHPPTVYFPLIVPEALMVEPTETESQETLDRFAEAMEQIVAKARAEGAEPFHQMPLNAPVSRPDETTAARNPILTWQFED